A stretch of Mytilus edulis chromosome 11, xbMytEdul2.2, whole genome shotgun sequence DNA encodes these proteins:
- the LOC139494265 gene encoding uncharacterized protein, which yields MKQAAFVFIHDIEMLSEVCSHVAALLFEIEAAGRLGYIRKACTEEPCTWNADFVKKVLPDPISKIKFYKASTVLKAKSQRKSIDELYDKYKGIADSVTISYEVSRYIYIYDCTTAQSSSMTWYDQRVGRITPSTVHNVLHTTLENPSTSLKKICDPAPKPLNVPAVICGREHEKSGIKEFQQVMCTDHQNICAKKACCFIDLNHPNIGVSADEIATCDCHGSSVLEVKCPYKFRSSLLPEFLGLASE from the exons gttaTCAGAGGTATGTTCCCATGTTGCAGCACTCCTGTTTGAAATTGAAGCAGCAGGCAGACTTGGTTACATAAGGAAAGCATGCACTGAAGAACCATGTACATGGAATGCTGATTTTGTGAAGAAAGTTTTACCAGACCCAATTTCtaaaataaagttttacaaaGCAAGTACTGTTTTGAAAGCCAAGTCTCAAAGGAAATC AATAGATGAATTATATGATAAATACAAAGGTATTGCCGACTCTGTGACAATATCATATGAAGTGtcaaggtatatatatatatatgactgcACAACAGCCCAGAGCAGCTCTATGACATGGTATGACCAACGTGTAGGCCGAATTACACCATCAACAGTGCACAATGTATTACATACAACCCTTGAAAATCCCTCAACATCTCTGAAGAAAATTTGTGACCCAGCACCAAAACCATTAAATGTACCAGCAGTTATATGTGGACGTGAACACGAGAAAAGTGGCATTAAAGAATTTCAACAGGTAATGTGTACTGACCATCAAAACATTTGTGCAAAGAAAGCatgttgttttattgatttaaatcatCCAAATATTGGTGTCAGTGCAGATGAAATAGCAACATGTGATTGCCATGGAAGTAGTGTATTAGAAGTGAAATGTCCATACAAATTTAGATCAAGTCTACTTCCTGAGTTTCTCGGTCTGGCCAGTGAATAA